The genomic DNA GCCGATCTTCGCGGCGGTGGGCTCCGACTGGTTCCGCAGCGGCCCCGCCGCCGAACTCCCGCCCGAGCCCGGCATCGAGTCCATGTTCTCGTCCGGCCCCCCGGACTCCGCCGAGACCACCGCCAGGCCCAAGCCGCTGGACACCGTCAGGCCCAGGCCGCTGGACCAGCCGGTTCAGGAGCCCCAGCCGGCGTCGGAGGCCCCGCCGCTGCCGGTCCGGCAGCCCCGGCAGGACCCCTCCGCCGAGCGGCAGCCGTGGAGCACCCCCTCCGACCAGGGGTGGGCGGCAGCCGAGGTGGCCAAGAAGCCCGTTGAGGGCGGCACGACAGGAGCGGGCCTGCCCAAGCGGGTGCCGAAGGCCAACCTCGTCCCCGGGGCCGCCTCAGCGGCGCAGACGGCGCCGCCCGCGATGCCGCCGATCTCGGCGGACCGGGTACGCAGTCGTCTGTCCAGTTTCCAGCAAGGCGTACGGCAGGGCCGCGCTGAGATGAATGAGCGGTCCAACGCCGCCGAGGGAGAGAAGCAGTGAACCACCAACTCAGTCAGGCCGCCCGCGGCTTCAATTGGCTGATCACCGAGTTCGTCAAGGAGATGCCCGGAGTCGCCCACGCGGTGATCGTCTCCGCAGACGGTCTTCCACTGGCCTACTCGCAGGGCTTCCCGAGGGACCGCGCCGACCAGCTCGCCGCGATCACGGCCGGCCTGATCAGCCTGACCCAGGGGGCCTCACGGGTCTTCGAGGGCGGCCCCGTGGCCCAGACCGTGATCGAGATGCAGCGGGGCCTGCTGCTGACCATGTCGATCAGTGACGGTTCCGCGCTCGCCGTGCTGGCCTCGCCGGACTGCGACATGGGCCTGGTGGCCTACCAGATGACACTGCTTGCAGAGCGAGCCGGGCAGGCGCTCACGCCTGCGCTCAGGGCCGAGCTGCAGTCAGCTCAGCGATAGGGAGGTGATATGGACGCACCGGGATGGCGTGGGCCGGGAGAGGAATACCCGAACACGTCTCAGGCCAAGAGCGGGCGAGATCGTTTGATTCGCCCCTACGCTGTTACCGGGGGAAGGACCGCCCCTCGGATGCAGCTCGCACTCGAGGCGCTGGTCTCCTCGGCGACGTTCGTGAGCGTGGATACGGGCACGCTCTCCACGGAGTATCAGGCCATCATCTCGTTGTCCCAGCAAGTGCGTTCGGTTGCGGAGCTCTCGGCTCTGCTGCGCATGCCGCTGGGCGTGACCCGGGTCCTGATCGCGGACATGGCGGCCGAGGGCCTGGTGCAGATCCACCAGCCGTCACTGGATGCCGGAAAGCCGGATCTCAACTTGCTTGAAAGGGTGCTCAGTGGGCTTCGCAGGCTCTGACGCCGGATTGACGTCGACGAAGATCGTTGTTGCCGGCGGATTCGGTGTCGGCAAGACGACCTTCGTCGGCGCGGTCTCCGAGATCATGCCGCTGACCACGGAAGCGGTAATGACAGAGGCCAGTGCGGAGGTCGACGACCTCTCGCACATCCCGACCAAGCGGACCACCACGGTGGCCATGGACTTCGGTCGGGTTTCGCTGGACCGTGACCTGATCCTGTACCTGTTCGGTACGCCGGGTCAGCACCGGTTCTGGTTCATGTGGGACGACCTCGTGAAGGGCGCGATCGGTGCGATCGTGCTGGTCGACACCCGGCGGCTGGCCGACAGCTTCCCGGCGATCGACTACTTCGAAGAGGCCGGACTGCCGTTCGTCGTGGCCCTCAACGGCTTCGGCGGCTCGCACATCCACGGTGCGGAGGAGGTGCGGGAGGCTCTGACGATCTCCCCGCACATTCCGATCGTCCAGACCGACGCCCGGTCCCGCGACGCCGTGAAGTCGACCTTGATCACTTTGGTCGAGCACGTCCTCACGCTCCGGGTGTGAACCGCGGCGTGGGGCCC from Streptosporangium sp. NBC_01756 includes the following:
- a CDS encoding roadblock/LC7 domain-containing protein, which gives rise to MPGVAHAVIVSADGLPLAYSQGFPRDRADQLAAITAGLISLTQGASRVFEGGPVAQTVIEMQRGLLLTMSISDGSALAVLASPDCDMGLVAYQMTLLAERAGQALTPALRAELQSAQR
- a CDS encoding DUF742 domain-containing protein, which produces MQLALEALVSSATFVSVDTGTLSTEYQAIISLSQQVRSVAELSALLRMPLGVTRVLIADMAAEGLVQIHQPSLDAGKPDLNLLERVLSGLRRL
- a CDS encoding GTP-binding protein produces the protein MTSTKIVVAGGFGVGKTTFVGAVSEIMPLTTEAVMTEASAEVDDLSHIPTKRTTTVAMDFGRVSLDRDLILYLFGTPGQHRFWFMWDDLVKGAIGAIVLVDTRRLADSFPAIDYFEEAGLPFVVALNGFGGSHIHGAEEVREALTISPHIPIVQTDARSRDAVKSTLITLVEHVLTLRV